In one Desulfoferula mesophila genomic region, the following are encoded:
- a CDS encoding prolipoprotein diacylglyceryl transferase family protein, with protein MDKIVFIAGLGALFAGLLWWSRRLPGERWQIAAAIPVGESHGGRWRGVNLTFYGMFTANAVLLAAALMLIMLGSLGISPFQVMVVMLPLISLSAPAARLVARWVEHKPATLTVAGAGFAAILLAPWLTLLARACLDREAAQALQVTPVLAALVICYTLGEGLGRLACLSFGCCYGRALVACPDWVQTVFKHWHLVFSGETKKISYEAGLDGLAVVPVQMLTLVVNGAAGLVSLYLYLNGAFTGALWLCLIAGGLWRAVSETLRADYRGGGRLSAYQIMALMGIAYGILISLVFPVVTAGAAPSLALGLDTLWSPAVVLSLQGLWTVSLIYSGTSRVTAASIEFHVVRERI; from the coding sequence ATGGACAAGATCGTTTTCATTGCCGGGCTGGGGGCCCTGTTCGCGGGGCTGTTGTGGTGGAGCCGCCGCCTGCCCGGCGAGCGCTGGCAGATAGCGGCGGCCATCCCGGTGGGCGAATCCCACGGCGGCCGCTGGCGGGGGGTCAACCTTACCTTTTACGGCATGTTCACCGCCAACGCGGTGCTGTTGGCCGCGGCCCTGATGCTTATCATGCTGGGCTCGCTGGGCATCAGCCCCTTTCAGGTGATGGTGGTTATGCTGCCGCTCATTTCCCTGAGCGCCCCGGCCGCCCGCCTGGTGGCCCGCTGGGTGGAGCACAAGCCGGCCACCCTCACCGTGGCCGGGGCTGGCTTCGCCGCCATCCTCCTGGCCCCCTGGCTCACCCTGCTGGCCCGGGCCTGCCTGGACCGCGAGGCCGCCCAGGCCCTGCAGGTAACCCCGGTGCTGGCCGCCCTGGTGATCTGCTACACCCTGGGCGAAGGCCTGGGTCGCCTGGCCTGCCTCAGCTTCGGCTGCTGCTACGGCCGGGCCCTGGTGGCCTGCCCCGACTGGGTGCAGACGGTGTTCAAGCACTGGCACCTGGTGTTCAGCGGCGAGACCAAGAAGATCTCCTACGAAGCAGGCCTGGACGGCCTGGCCGTGGTTCCGGTGCAGATGCTCACCCTGGTGGTCAACGGCGCGGCGGGCCTCGTTTCCCTTTATCTATATCTCAACGGGGCCTTTACCGGGGCCCTGTGGCTGTGCCTGATCGCCGGCGGCCTGTGGCGGGCCGTCTCCGAGACGCTCCGGGCCGACTACCGGGGCGGCGGCCGCCTGAGCGCCTACCAGATCATGGCCTTGATGGGCATCGCCTACGGCATTTTGATCAGCCTGGTTTTCCCGGTGGTGACGGCCGGGGCCGCGCCTTCCTTGGCCCTGGGCCTGGACACCCTCTGGAGCCCGGCGGTGGTGCTTAGCCTGCAAGGGTTGTGGACCGTCAGCCTGATCTACTCCGGCACCAGCCGGGTGACCGCCGCTTCCATTGAGTTCCACGTGGTGAGAGAGCGCATTTAG
- a CDS encoding phosphatidylserine decarboxylase, whose protein sequence is MSLTTHQYIDRHSRQVRTERLFADRLVNFLYSEVREKTPSVFKAITSARGSSLLGLLNFEAMLGVRLRATTEAVRSWGVDLSECLDDPDTLDTPGKLFTRKIRYWDTRPMNPDPAAVVAPADSRVLLGSFGAHSLLFIKEKFFTFHELLGDFKTRWLEAFKDGDYALCRLTPDKYHYVHTPVSGRVVDFYPIAGHYHSCNPGAVVNLVDPYSKNMRMVTIIDTDVIGGSGVGLVAVVEVVALMVGEIRQRYSDEYYNDPQPMMPGLMLKKGQPKSLFKPGSSTVVLLFQPGRLDFDQDLIDNQTSSNAVSRFSTGFGRPLVETEVRVREQIGRATARS, encoded by the coding sequence ATGAGCTTGACCACGCACCAATATATAGACAGGCATAGCCGCCAGGTGCGCACCGAACGGCTCTTTGCCGACCGTTTGGTTAACTTCCTTTATTCCGAGGTACGCGAAAAAACACCCAGCGTATTCAAGGCCATCACCAGCGCCCGGGGCTCCAGCCTGCTGGGCCTCTTGAACTTCGAGGCCATGCTGGGGGTGCGCCTCAGGGCCACCACCGAGGCGGTGCGCTCCTGGGGGGTGGACCTGAGCGAGTGCCTGGACGACCCGGACACCCTGGACACCCCGGGCAAGCTGTTCACCCGCAAGATCCGCTATTGGGATACCCGGCCCATGAACCCGGACCCGGCGGCGGTGGTGGCCCCGGCCGACTCCCGGGTGCTCCTGGGCTCCTTCGGGGCCCACTCCCTGCTGTTTATCAAGGAGAAGTTCTTCACCTTCCACGAGCTGTTGGGCGACTTCAAGACCCGCTGGCTGGAGGCCTTCAAGGACGGCGATTACGCCCTGTGCCGCCTGACCCCGGACAAGTACCACTACGTGCACACCCCGGTGAGCGGCCGGGTGGTGGACTTTTACCCCATCGCCGGGCACTACCACTCCTGCAACCCCGGCGCGGTGGTCAACTTGGTGGACCCCTACTCCAAGAACATGCGCATGGTCACCATCATCGACACCGATGTGATCGGCGGCTCGGGCGTGGGCCTGGTGGCCGTGGTGGAGGTGGTGGCCCTGATGGTGGGGGAGATTCGCCAGCGCTACAGCGACGAGTATTACAACGACCCCCAGCCCATGATGCCCGGCCTGATGCTCAAAAAGGGCCAGCCCAAGAGCCTGTTCAAGCCCGGCTCCAGCACGGTGGTGCTCCTGTTCCAGCCGGGCCGCCTGGACTTTGACCAGGACCTCATCGACAACCAGACCTCGTCCAACGCGGTGAGCCGCTTCTCCACCGGCTTCGGCCGCCCCCTGGTGGAAACCGAGGTCAGGGTGCGCGAACAAATCGGCCGGGCCACGGCCCGCAGTTAG